One Aerococcus urinaeequi DNA segment encodes these proteins:
- a CDS encoding S1 domain-containing RNA-binding protein, whose protein sequence is MAIEVGNKVTGKVTGITKFGAFVDLGEGKNGLVHISEVAEGYVKDINDVLSVGDEVTVLVTNVADDGKIALSIRRLNADGASKPASSNRGNNDGGGRDRGNQNFRKDDNRDNRGGGYQGKPKSNNHSGGRSNFGGGNSFKSNAGNKAGTNDFDSLMSSFLKDSDDRLTSLKRNTEGKRGGRGGRRS, encoded by the coding sequence ATGGCAATTGAAGTAGGAAATAAAGTTACTGGAAAAGTTACAGGGATTACAAAATTTGGTGCATTTGTTGATTTAGGAGAAGGCAAAAATGGTTTAGTCCACATCTCTGAAGTAGCTGAAGGCTACGTGAAAGATATCAACGATGTCTTATCGGTTGGAGATGAAGTAACTGTTTTAGTGACCAATGTAGCTGATGACGGTAAGATTGCATTGTCAATCCGTCGTTTAAACGCAGATGGCGCAAGCAAACCAGCGTCTTCTAATCGTGGAAACAACGATGGTGGCGGTCGCGACCGTGGCAACCAAAACTTCCGTAAAGATGACAACCGCGACAACCGTGGTGGTGGCTATCAAGGTAAACCAAAATCAAACAACCATTCAGGTGGTCGATCAAACTTTGGTGGCGGGAATTCATTCAAGTCTAACGCTGGTAATAAAGCGGGTACAAATGATTTCGATAGCTTGATGTCATCATTCTTAAAAGATTCTGATGACCGTTTAACTTCTTTAAAACGTAATACAGAAGGTAAACGCGGTGGTCGAGGCGGCCGTCGTTCTTAA
- the tilS gene encoding tRNA lysidine(34) synthetase TilS: MGENVLKIVEDWLLATKDRLKSQLPANYVPIDGQIPFLLAVSGGVDSMVLLDLFHRLSQKSLVTFSVIHINHQLRPESTAEQDMVIKFCEDRDIPIQVVAWDHDDPQNPNRSELAAREFRYAVFERMMVLTKSPFLVTAHHQNDQAETVLMRLVHGGRLKSIAGIHPYRPIHLDQGLQTGYVLRPLLSVDKADLYDYATAWQVPFSEDASNLDLSYTRNRFRQQYLPELESEDGALIDHLGDFALAAQATSRFAEAYMDQVLRDVLTKKDDTWQVDLVAIADYDLPEQVLLWQRLFDRTRVAALAAFTQDGFKRMVAFLQSENGQAEWQLPGGYRLVKVYDTAYILPGGRSDFLASVGATGKMTEQVLSWQDWVAVSDQVKFGWFDEDQADVYLHQGSVLLAEVGADVSLSVRNRRPGDFIRLSNGHRQKLNRFLINEKVPSGIRDDIFVLADCQQEVWGLFFNGEVLYVNRSGAGAKVLVNF; this comes from the coding sequence ATGGGTGAAAATGTACTAAAGATAGTGGAAGACTGGCTACTAGCTACGAAAGACCGGTTGAAGTCGCAACTACCGGCTAACTATGTGCCAATTGATGGGCAGATCCCCTTTCTATTGGCTGTATCTGGTGGCGTCGATTCTATGGTTTTGTTGGATTTGTTTCACCGCTTAAGTCAAAAATCATTAGTGACTTTTTCAGTAATCCATATTAACCACCAGCTCCGTCCTGAATCAACGGCTGAGCAAGATATGGTCATCAAGTTTTGCGAGGACCGAGACATTCCTATCCAAGTAGTGGCTTGGGACCACGATGACCCGCAGAATCCAAATCGGTCGGAATTGGCGGCACGCGAATTCCGATATGCGGTCTTTGAGCGGATGATGGTCTTGACCAAGTCCCCTTTCCTAGTGACTGCCCACCATCAAAATGACCAGGCGGAAACAGTCTTGATGCGGTTGGTTCATGGCGGCCGCTTGAAGAGTATTGCCGGCATTCATCCCTACCGGCCAATTCACTTGGACCAGGGCTTGCAGACGGGCTATGTGCTCCGCCCCTTGTTAAGTGTGGATAAGGCTGATTTATATGACTATGCAACGGCGTGGCAGGTCCCTTTTAGTGAGGACGCGTCTAATCTTGACCTGTCTTATACCAGAAACAGGTTTAGACAGCAGTATTTGCCGGAATTGGAGTCGGAAGATGGCGCTCTTATTGACCATCTGGGCGACTTCGCCTTGGCTGCTCAAGCGACTAGCCGGTTTGCGGAGGCTTATATGGACCAAGTTTTAAGAGATGTCTTGACGAAGAAAGATGACACTTGGCAAGTCGATTTGGTTGCCATAGCGGACTATGACTTGCCTGAACAGGTCTTGTTGTGGCAGCGATTGTTCGACCGAACGAGGGTTGCCGCCTTGGCTGCCTTTACGCAAGACGGCTTTAAGCGGATGGTGGCTTTTTTACAAAGCGAGAATGGGCAAGCTGAGTGGCAGTTGCCTGGAGGCTACCGCCTGGTCAAGGTGTATGATACGGCCTATATTCTGCCCGGAGGCCGGTCTGATTTCTTAGCAAGTGTTGGTGCCACCGGTAAAATGACTGAGCAAGTTTTAAGCTGGCAGGACTGGGTGGCAGTAAGCGACCAGGTCAAATTTGGTTGGTTTGACGAGGACCAAGCGGATGTTTATTTGCACCAGGGATCTGTTTTGTTGGCTGAGGTGGGTGCTGACGTTAGCTTGAGTGTGCGCAATCGCCGTCCCGGAGATTTTATCCGCCTCTCAAACGGTCATCGACAAAAGCTAAATCGCTTTTTAATCAACGAAAAAGTCCCATCTGGTATCCGAGATGATATTTTTGTGTTAGCGGATTGCCAGCAAGAGGTATGGGGCCTCTTTTTCAATGGGGAAGTCTTATATGTAAACCGGAGTGGTGCGGGGGCTAAAGTATTGGTAAATTTTTAG
- the hpt gene encoding hypoxanthine phosphoribosyltransferase, with amino-acid sequence MHKDVEEILFSTEEIAERIQVLGEELSANYQDKKPIVVGILKGSVPFMSDLIRAMDIKLQIDFMDISSYGGGVESSGQVKILKDLDADVSGRHVIIVEDIVDTGNTLAKIHDLFQHRNAASVKVVTLLNKPERRTADVSVDYIGFEIPDKFVIGYGMDFDEEYRQLPYIGILKPSVYAHLFHN; translated from the coding sequence ATGCATAAAGATGTAGAGGAAATTTTATTTTCTACTGAGGAAATTGCGGAACGTATTCAGGTGTTAGGTGAGGAATTATCGGCGAATTATCAAGATAAGAAGCCGATTGTAGTTGGTATTTTGAAGGGTTCTGTCCCATTCATGTCTGACTTGATTCGTGCAATGGATATTAAATTACAAATTGACTTTATGGATATTTCAAGTTACGGCGGTGGGGTTGAGTCATCAGGTCAGGTGAAAATTTTGAAGGACTTAGATGCAGACGTATCTGGTCGTCACGTGATTATTGTTGAGGATATCGTGGATACTGGTAATACGCTAGCGAAAATTCATGATTTGTTCCAACACCGTAATGCAGCAAGTGTGAAGGTGGTAACTTTACTTAATAAACCTGAACGCCGTACTGCAGATGTTTCAGTGGATTATATTGGTTTTGAAATCCCTGATAAGTTTGTAATTGGTTATGGTATGGATTTTGACGAAGAATATCGCCAGCTACCTTATATCGGTATTTTGAAGCCTAGTGTTTACGCACATTTATTCCATAATTAG
- the ftsH gene encoding ATP-dependent zinc metalloprotease FtsH — protein MQQKRPNRPNRNTFIRSGLLWLIMFFALMALVRSLTSDSTGGTTEELTQSEFIQTLSDGDVESFSIQSNAGAYQIRGAYKGSGEESSESSSTSDGIPIFQDLQQSSASEFVVNVLPNDNTIATITDTANATGTEMTALEEDQSGMWLSLLFTAVPIIFFVVIMYMMFSQSQGGGRNNPMSMGKSKAVDQSKKEVKVRFSDVAGADEEKQELVEVVDFLKDPRKFQALGARIPKGVLLEGPPGTGKTLLAKAVAGEAGVPFYSISGSEFVEMFVGVGASRVRDLFENAKKSAPSIIFIDEIDAVGRRRGAGPGSGHDEREQTLNQLLVEMDGFSEKDNVIVIAATNRSDVLDPALLRPGRFDRQVLVGRPDVKGREAILKVHARNKPFGPGVDLKVLAQQTPGFTGAELENLLNEAALVAARVDKKQIDMIDIDEAQDRVIAGPAKKDRVISKTERRMVAYHEAGHTIAGLVLSDARVVHKVTIVPRGKAGGYAIMLPREDQNLYTTKDLREQVIGLLGGRAAEQLIFNTQTSGASNDFEQATGIVRAMITEYGMSELLGPISYEGNHSMRGAATGYAQNKSYSERTAGQIDDEVRKFMDECLEEAESILAAHRDQLDVIAEKLLELETLDERTIRTLFETGEMPEPLDGEQQRESEAKSFEEVKKDLQRGAEHRQYRNGEWSEETTSEDQTEAADDVNDSDDDSDDHQGPQGRNAHIDQD, from the coding sequence ATGCAACAAAAGAGACCTAACAGACCAAATAGAAACACCTTCATCAGAAGTGGTTTGCTGTGGCTGATTATGTTCTTTGCTTTGATGGCATTAGTTAGATCATTAACGAGTGATTCTACTGGTGGTACCACTGAAGAGTTAACACAATCAGAATTCATTCAAACACTTTCTGATGGAGATGTAGAGAGTTTCTCTATCCAATCCAACGCCGGGGCTTACCAAATCCGCGGTGCTTACAAGGGTTCGGGTGAGGAATCAAGTGAATCATCATCAACTAGTGATGGGATTCCAATTTTCCAAGATTTACAACAAAGCTCAGCTTCTGAGTTTGTGGTAAACGTATTACCCAATGACAACACGATTGCAACGATTACGGACACAGCGAATGCGACCGGTACTGAAATGACGGCCTTAGAAGAAGACCAGTCTGGTATGTGGTTGAGCTTATTATTCACTGCTGTACCGATTATTTTCTTCGTTGTGATTATGTATATGATGTTCAGTCAAAGCCAAGGTGGCGGTCGAAACAACCCAATGTCTATGGGTAAATCGAAGGCTGTTGATCAATCGAAGAAAGAAGTAAAAGTACGATTCTCTGATGTCGCTGGTGCGGATGAAGAGAAACAAGAGTTGGTTGAAGTGGTGGACTTCTTGAAAGATCCACGTAAATTCCAAGCTTTAGGAGCCCGTATTCCAAAAGGTGTGCTTTTAGAGGGTCCTCCAGGTACTGGTAAGACATTGCTTGCTAAAGCAGTTGCCGGTGAAGCTGGCGTGCCATTCTACTCAATCTCAGGTTCTGAGTTTGTGGAAATGTTCGTTGGTGTCGGAGCTTCTCGTGTACGTGATTTATTCGAAAATGCTAAGAAGAGTGCCCCATCTATCATCTTTATTGATGAGATTGATGCTGTTGGTCGTCGTCGTGGTGCTGGTCCAGGATCAGGTCATGATGAACGTGAGCAAACATTAAACCAATTGTTGGTTGAGATGGATGGTTTCTCTGAAAAAGATAATGTTATCGTGATTGCAGCAACTAACCGTTCTGACGTATTGGACCCAGCTTTACTACGTCCAGGCCGTTTTGATAGACAGGTATTAGTTGGTCGTCCAGATGTTAAAGGACGTGAAGCAATCCTGAAAGTACATGCCCGTAACAAGCCGTTCGGCCCAGGTGTGGACTTGAAGGTATTAGCACAACAAACGCCTGGATTTACTGGTGCTGAACTTGAAAACTTATTAAATGAGGCGGCTTTAGTGGCAGCTCGTGTAGATAAGAAACAAATTGATATGATTGATATTGATGAAGCGCAAGACCGCGTGATTGCTGGTCCAGCTAAGAAAGACCGTGTTATTTCTAAGACAGAACGTCGTATGGTTGCTTACCACGAGGCTGGTCATACCATTGCTGGTTTAGTCCTAAGCGACGCCCGTGTAGTCCACAAGGTAACAATTGTACCGCGTGGTAAAGCTGGCGGTTATGCGATTATGCTTCCTCGTGAAGACCAAAACCTTTACACAACCAAAGACTTGCGTGAACAAGTTATTGGTTTACTAGGTGGACGTGCCGCTGAACAATTAATCTTCAATACCCAAACTTCTGGAGCTTCTAATGACTTTGAACAAGCGACAGGCATTGTTCGTGCCATGATTACTGAATACGGTATGAGTGAATTACTTGGACCAATTTCATACGAAGGTAACCACTCAATGCGTGGAGCCGCTACTGGTTATGCACAAAATAAATCTTATTCTGAACGTACTGCTGGTCAAATTGATGATGAAGTACGCAAGTTTATGGATGAGTGCTTGGAAGAAGCAGAAAGTATTTTAGCTGCTCACCGTGATCAATTAGATGTGATTGCTGAGAAATTACTAGAACTTGAAACGTTAGATGAACGTACAATTCGCACATTATTTGAAACAGGTGAAATGCCAGAACCATTAGATGGCGAACAACAACGTGAATCAGAAGCTAAATCTTTTGAAGAAGTGAAAAAAGACTTACAACGTGGCGCTGAGCACCGTCAATACCGTAATGGTGAGTGGTCTGAAGAAACGACTTCAGAAGACCAAACCGAAGCGGCTGATGATGTTAATGACTCTGATGACGACAGCGACGATCATCAAGGTCCACAAGGGCGAAACGCACATATAGATCAAGACTAA
- the hslO gene encoding Hsp33 family molecular chaperone HslO, protein MTDKLIKAVAFDGEVRITAVDATGIVQEAQKNHDTWSASTAALGRTLVGTLMMGSDIKDDAKITIQIHGNGPAGKLVAVADGQGNVKGYVQEPHISLDPNDKGKIDVRGAVGTEGLFTVTKDLGLKEPFSGQVPIVSGEIAEDFTYYLAYSEQTPSAVGLGVLVDTDETVINAGGWMIQLMPGVTESSIEAVEKAVAETPQVTELLSDGATAKDMINRLLGEENVKFLDERDVQFACDCNKDRFAAGLATLPKEEITAMIEEDNGAEVVCQFCNKRYQFTAEDLKAIEDQA, encoded by the coding sequence ATGACAGATAAATTAATTAAGGCAGTGGCCTTTGATGGTGAAGTTCGTATTACAGCTGTAGATGCTACAGGTATTGTCCAAGAGGCACAAAAGAATCATGATACATGGTCTGCTTCTACAGCAGCCCTAGGACGTACGTTAGTGGGTACTTTGATGATGGGGTCTGATATTAAAGATGATGCCAAAATCACTATCCAAATTCACGGGAATGGCCCAGCTGGTAAGTTAGTGGCTGTTGCGGACGGTCAAGGAAATGTGAAAGGCTACGTTCAAGAGCCACATATCAGCCTAGATCCAAACGACAAAGGCAAGATTGATGTACGTGGCGCGGTTGGAACGGAAGGACTTTTTACCGTAACGAAAGATTTAGGTTTGAAAGAACCCTTCTCAGGTCAAGTGCCAATCGTTTCAGGTGAAATCGCTGAAGACTTCACGTACTATCTTGCTTATTCTGAACAAACGCCTTCTGCAGTAGGATTAGGTGTCTTGGTGGATACGGATGAAACAGTAATTAACGCTGGTGGCTGGATGATCCAATTGATGCCAGGGGTGACTGAATCATCTATTGAAGCCGTTGAAAAGGCCGTTGCTGAAACACCGCAAGTAACCGAATTATTGTCAGATGGCGCGACAGCCAAAGACATGATCAACCGTTTGTTAGGGGAAGAAAATGTCAAATTCTTAGATGAACGTGATGTGCAATTCGCTTGTGACTGTAACAAAGACCGGTTTGCAGCTGGATTAGCGACTTTACCAAAAGAAGAAATCACAGCTATGATCGAAGAAGATAACGGGGCCGAAGTGGTATGTCAATTCTGTAATAAACGCTATCAATTCACAGCTGAAGATTTAAAAGCCATTGAAGACCAAGCTTAA
- a CDS encoding PLP-dependent cysteine synthase family protein, with protein MEVTNYMSQLIGETPLLKLQRTVPYKAAQVYVKLETANPTGSIYDRVALNMIEVAENEGRLQADQQIVVATTAKVAASFALLGASKGYDTKAFVPDTATHHDLTVLRAYGAQVQLIPGKQGVVDAMTQARAYAEAGNHLFIDVYDDEGNATVHEKTTGPEIIEALNGAPDAFVSTIATGGTMTGVGTALRQENKDIQLYAVEDKDSKFLSGEMAKPSVATGFNPGLLPLNLDTTLYDSIVAIDLAKAKETSRLLAINEGLLVGPAGGAAVAAAIAVAKTLGQNKKVVVVIPDDGRRFVAEGAFDFNTIN; from the coding sequence ATGGAAGTTACAAATTATATGAGTCAATTAATCGGAGAAACACCATTACTGAAATTGCAACGAACAGTCCCATATAAAGCCGCCCAGGTATACGTCAAACTCGAAACAGCTAACCCAACCGGATCAATTTACGACCGAGTTGCCTTAAACATGATTGAAGTAGCGGAGAATGAGGGTCGCTTACAAGCGGACCAACAAATTGTGGTCGCAACCACAGCCAAAGTTGCTGCCTCTTTCGCCTTACTAGGAGCGAGCAAGGGTTATGATACAAAGGCCTTTGTCCCAGATACAGCCACTCACCATGACTTGACAGTCTTGCGTGCATACGGGGCTCAAGTGCAACTAATACCCGGCAAACAAGGTGTTGTAGATGCGATGACCCAAGCGCGGGCTTACGCTGAAGCGGGCAACCACCTATTTATTGATGTTTACGATGATGAGGGCAACGCTACCGTCCATGAAAAAACAACAGGACCAGAAATCATCGAAGCCTTAAACGGCGCGCCAGATGCCTTTGTATCAACTATCGCAACTGGTGGGACGATGACGGGCGTTGGAACAGCCCTTAGACAAGAGAATAAGGATATCCAACTCTACGCGGTAGAAGATAAGGATAGCAAATTCTTGTCAGGTGAAATGGCTAAGCCAAGTGTAGCTACTGGATTCAACCCAGGTTTATTGCCTTTGAATTTGGATACCACTTTATACGACAGTATTGTGGCTATTGATTTGGCCAAGGCCAAAGAAACTAGTCGTTTGTTAGCCATCAATGAAGGTTTATTGGTAGGACCAGCAGGTGGTGCGGCAGTTGCAGCAGCTATCGCAGTGGCTAAAACACTAGGCCAAAACAAAAAAGTAGTCGTTGTTATTCCAGATGATGGTAGACGATTTGTTGCTGAAGGTGCTTTCGACTTCAATACAATCAATTAA
- a CDS encoding ArsR/SmtB family transcription factor — MKEAKEHLEDLHGTVEPEQIQHLSKMFKALGDPTRLRILYLLGEGEMMATKISEELGLEQSAVSHQLKKLFELRLVKKRKERNTVIYSQADSHVLQILTDAFTHIKEEDDQ; from the coding sequence ATGAAGGAAGCAAAAGAACATCTTGAGGATCTACATGGTACGGTTGAACCGGAGCAAATTCAACATTTGAGTAAAATGTTTAAGGCTTTGGGGGATCCGACAAGATTACGCATACTATATTTATTGGGTGAAGGCGAAATGATGGCTACTAAGATTTCTGAAGAATTAGGTTTGGAACAATCAGCAGTGTCCCATCAATTAAAGAAATTGTTTGAATTGCGGCTAGTAAAGAAACGTAAGGAAAGAAATACGGTCATTTACAGCCAAGCAGACAGCCATGTCCTGCAAATTTTAACGGATGCCTTTACGCATATTAAAGAAGAGGATGACCAATAA
- the lysS gene encoding lysine--tRNA ligase, translating into MTEENNQHQATDATEGLNDQLLVRREKMAELEESGYNPFASGFERNAVAADLHKKYEAYDKEQLAEMDDVVAIAGRLVTKRGKGKAGFGNIQDMSGNIQIYVRRDHIDEEDYDHLWKKADLGDIVGVEGTLMRTNTGELSVKATKFVHLTKALRPLPDKYHGLTDVEQIYRHRYLDLIANRESFDRFTKRSQIIREVRHYLDSNDYLEVETPVLHNIAGGASARPFITHHNALDMELYLRIALELHLKRLVVGGMERVYEIGRVFRNEGIDTTHNPEFTMLEVYTAYSKMTDVMDLVEGLFQSVAEKVLGTTSITYDGQAIELGGKWRRVHMVDAVKEASGVDFWQEMTDEEARAIAKEHHVQVENNFTVGHVINEFFEEFVEDTLIQPTFVYGHPTAISPLARKNEEDPRFTDRFEVFIVGSESGNAFTELTDPIDQRERFEAQVKEKAEGNDEAHPLDEEFLEALETGMPPTGGLGIGIDRMVMLLTDAQSIRDVLLFPTMRNVEQ; encoded by the coding sequence GTGACTGAAGAAAATAATCAACATCAAGCTACTGATGCGACTGAAGGGTTGAACGACCAACTACTTGTCCGTCGTGAAAAAATGGCTGAGTTAGAAGAAAGCGGCTATAACCCATTTGCTTCAGGGTTTGAACGTAACGCAGTAGCAGCTGATTTACACAAAAAATATGAGGCTTATGACAAAGAGCAATTAGCTGAAATGGATGACGTCGTAGCCATTGCCGGTCGTTTAGTAACGAAACGTGGTAAGGGTAAAGCTGGTTTTGGGAACATCCAAGACATGTCAGGTAACATTCAAATCTACGTGCGTCGTGACCACATCGATGAAGAGGATTACGACCACTTATGGAAGAAAGCTGACTTAGGGGATATCGTTGGTGTTGAAGGTACTTTAATGCGTACAAACACTGGTGAATTATCTGTTAAAGCGACGAAATTCGTCCACCTAACAAAAGCTTTACGTCCATTACCGGATAAATACCATGGTTTAACAGACGTAGAACAAATCTACCGTCACCGTTACCTAGATCTAATTGCCAACCGTGAATCATTCGACCGCTTCACAAAACGTTCGCAAATCATCCGTGAAGTTCGTCACTACTTAGACAGTAACGACTATCTAGAAGTTGAAACACCCGTCTTACATAACATTGCTGGTGGTGCCTCAGCGCGTCCATTCATTACCCACCACAATGCCTTAGATATGGAATTATATCTACGTATCGCCCTAGAATTACACTTAAAACGTCTAGTTGTTGGTGGTATGGAACGTGTGTATGAAATCGGTCGTGTATTCCGTAACGAAGGGATCGATACAACGCACAACCCTGAATTCACTATGCTTGAAGTTTATACAGCTTATAGCAAAATGACTGACGTGATGGACCTAGTTGAAGGTTTATTCCAATCAGTCGCTGAAAAAGTATTAGGTACAACAAGTATCACTTACGACGGTCAAGCAATCGAATTAGGTGGCAAATGGCGTCGTGTACACATGGTAGATGCAGTTAAAGAAGCGAGTGGCGTTGATTTCTGGCAAGAAATGACAGATGAAGAAGCTCGCGCAATTGCCAAAGAGCACCATGTACAAGTTGAAAACAACTTTACAGTTGGACATGTCATTAACGAATTCTTTGAAGAATTTGTTGAAGACACTTTAATTCAACCAACATTCGTTTACGGTCACCCAACAGCGATTTCGCCATTGGCACGTAAAAACGAAGAAGACCCACGCTTTACTGATCGTTTTGAAGTATTCATTGTAGGTTCAGAATCTGGTAACGCCTTTACCGAGTTAACGGATCCAATTGACCAACGTGAACGTTTTGAAGCCCAAGTGAAAGAAAAAGCTGAGGGTAACGACGAAGCGCATCCACTAGATGAAGAATTCTTAGAAGCCTTAGAGACAGGTATGCCGCCTACAGGTGGTTTAGGAATTGGTATCGACCGTATGGTTATGCTATTAACAGACGCACAATCTATCCGTGACGTCTTACTATTCCCAACAATGAGAAACGTAGAACAGTAA
- the rpsL gene encoding 30S ribosomal protein S12, which produces MPTINQLVRKSRQSSTKKSGSPALGRGYNSMKRKSTSTNSPQKRGVCTRVGTMTPKKPNSALRKYARVRLSNMIEVTAYIPGIGHNLQEHSVVLIRGGRVKDLPGVRYHVVRGALDTAGVNDRKQSRSKYGTKKPK; this is translated from the coding sequence ATGCCAACTATTAACCAATTAGTACGCAAATCACGCCAAAGCTCAACTAAAAAATCTGGTTCTCCAGCTTTAGGCCGTGGTTACAACTCAATGAAACGTAAATCTACTTCTACAAACTCTCCTCAAAAACGTGGAGTTTGTACACGTGTAGGTACTATGACACCGAAAAAACCTAACTCAGCGTTACGTAAATACGCTCGTGTTCGTTTATCAAACATGATCGAGGTAACAGCTTACATCCCAGGTATCGGCCACAACTTACAAGAACATAGTGTTGTTCTTATCCGTGGTGGACGTGTGAAAGACTTACCAGGGGTTCGTTACCACGTTGTTCGTGGTGCATTAGATACTGCTGGAGTTAACGACCGTAAACAAAGCCGTTCTAAATACGGTACTAAAAAACCTAAATAA
- the rpsG gene encoding 30S ribosomal protein S7, which translates to MPRKGHIAKRDVLPDPIYNSKLVTRLINRIMVDGKRGKAATILYTAFDNIKAETGNDPMEVFEQAIENIAPVLEVKARRIGGSNYQVPIEVRPERRQTLALRWLVNYARLRGENTMEQRLSHEIMDAANNTGASVRKREESHRMAEANKAFAHFRW; encoded by the coding sequence ATGCCTCGTAAAGGACATATTGCAAAACGTGATGTATTACCAGATCCAATTTATAACTCAAAATTAGTTACTCGTTTAATCAACCGTATCATGGTTGATGGTAAACGTGGTAAAGCAGCTACTATTTTATATACTGCCTTCGACAACATTAAAGCTGAAACAGGTAACGATCCAATGGAGGTTTTCGAACAAGCAATCGAAAACATCGCACCAGTTTTAGAAGTTAAAGCTCGTCGTATTGGTGGTTCTAACTACCAAGTGCCAATCGAAGTTCGTCCAGAACGTCGTCAAACTTTGGCATTACGTTGGTTAGTAAACTACGCTCGCCTACGTGGTGAGAACACAATGGAACAACGCTTATCACACGAAATCATGGACGCTGCTAACAATACAGGTGCTTCAGTTCGTAAACGTGAAGAATCACACCGTATGGCAGAAGCTAACAAAGCCTTCGCACATTTCCGTTGGTAA